GAATGAGCCATTGCGTCACCCTGAAACAATGGCACAGATGGCACACGCTGCATGGCGGGGTGGGGCGGCAGCCATTCGTTGTCAGGGTCTTGCCGACATCGCTGCCATCAAGGGTCGCGTTGACATTCCCGTTATTGGGTTATGGAAAGAAGGGCACGAAGGGGTTTATATCACCCCGACATTACGCCATGCTCTTGCCTGTGTTTCAGCAGGCGCTGATATTGTGGCGCTCGATGCAACGGGGCGTCCCCGACCCGACGGTAGAACCTTTGCCCAAACGGTTGACGCGCTGCGCCGTGCTACTGACACGTTGATTATGGCTGATTGCGGGAGTATGGATGATGTCCAGCGTGCACTTGATGTACAGGTTGATATTGTTTCAACAACTCTTGCAGGCTATACAAATGATCGTCCGGCAACTGAAGGGCCCGATCTCGATTTAGTGCGCCAAGCAGTAGCGGCGGCTGGGGAAACACCCGTCTTCTGTGAAGGACGCATTCATACACCCAATCAAGCCGCAGCGGCCATTAAGGCTGGTGCCTGGGCTTGTGTAGTAGGAACGGCAATTACGCAT
This genomic interval from Cryptobacterium curtum DSM 15641 contains the following:
- a CDS encoding N-acetylmannosamine-6-phosphate 2-epimerase, which produces MVDPLIEQLKGSLVVSCQAYPNEPLRHPETMAQMAHAAWRGGAAAIRCQGLADIAAIKGRVDIPVIGLWKEGHEGVYITPTLRHALACVSAGADIVALDATGRPRPDGRTFAQTVDALRRATDTLIMADCGSMDDVQRALDVQVDIVSTTLAGYTNDRPATEGPDLDLVRQAVAAAGETPVFCEGRIHTPNQAAAAIKAGAWACVVGTAITHPTSITTWFTQAIEEA